The proteins below come from a single bacterium genomic window:
- a CDS encoding DUF2231 domain-containing protein produces MNLLGQFHPQIVHAPVALLVFSAFFAIVGRLFDREWVRRASVLLLVFGFLGAFAAVQSGQVAHRVPEHDQGVSEEAIDEHALLGRWTLWVAGAAVIAQLAASRFPGGAAGAVPALALVLQLAAGVLVGITGFHGGRLTYEYGANVRIGGVLVKNPGAGAHERGAEARAPGGETAEAGE; encoded by the coding sequence ATGAACCTGCTCGGCCAGTTCCACCCGCAGATCGTGCACGCGCCCGTGGCGCTGCTCGTCTTCAGCGCCTTCTTCGCGATCGTCGGCCGGCTGTTCGACCGCGAGTGGGTGCGCCGGGCGTCGGTCCTTCTGCTCGTCTTCGGCTTCCTCGGCGCGTTCGCAGCCGTGCAGTCGGGACAGGTCGCGCACCGCGTGCCCGAGCACGACCAGGGCGTCTCCGAGGAAGCGATCGACGAGCACGCGCTGCTCGGTCGCTGGACCCTGTGGGTGGCGGGCGCGGCGGTGATCGCGCAACTCGCCGCCTCGCGGTTCCCGGGCGGCGCGGCGGGCGCGGTCCCGGCGCTGGCGCTCGTGCTGCAGCTCGCGGCGGGGGTCCTGGTCGGCATCACGGGCTTCCACGGCGGCAGGCTGACGTACGAGTACGGCGCGAACGTGCGGATCGGCGGCGTGCTGGTGAAGAACCCCGGCGCCGGCGCGCACGAGCGCGGCGCGGAGGCGCGCGCCCCCGGCGGCGAGACGGCTGAAGCCGGCGAG